In Catenulispora sp. MAP5-51, a genomic segment contains:
- a CDS encoding aspartate aminotransferase family protein, producing MAEGVDRVADRIARTDRPFTGVSPDDLAPGVSGVDLDRPLADPSAALDELEELYLRDAVYFHHPRYLAHLNCPVVIPALLGEAVLTAVNSSLDTWDQSAGGTLIERRLIDWTAGRIGFGPAADGVFTSGGSQSNFQALLLAREEILAKAAAAESAPGRPVAPFDSRRDVMDRLRIFVSEAGHFSVRKSAKMLGLSPDAVVSVETDARKRMRPQALEWELEQCRWAGFIPMAVVATAGTTDFGSIDPLHAIANLCAESGAWFHVDAAYGCGLLVSRSRRGLLGGIERADSVTVDFHKSFFQPVSSSALVVRDRAVLAHATYHADYLNPARMVEQRIPNQVDKSIQTTRRFDALKLWMTLRIMGPDAVGALFDEVVDRAAQAWVLLTVDPRFEVVARSQLSTLVFRYLPPEGPDRDLADGANLYAREALAASGAAVVAGTKVGGRHYLKVTLLNPQTTVDDIAHVLDLIADHAAEYVERRRTS from the coding sequence CCCGCACGGACCGGCCCTTCACCGGCGTCTCCCCCGACGACCTGGCCCCCGGCGTGTCGGGCGTCGATCTCGACCGGCCGCTGGCCGATCCCTCGGCGGCGCTGGACGAGCTCGAAGAGCTCTATCTCCGCGACGCCGTCTACTTCCACCATCCGCGCTACCTCGCGCATCTCAACTGCCCGGTCGTGATCCCGGCGCTGCTCGGCGAGGCCGTCCTGACCGCGGTCAACTCCTCGCTGGACACCTGGGACCAGAGCGCGGGCGGGACGCTCATCGAGCGGCGGCTCATCGACTGGACCGCCGGACGGATCGGGTTCGGCCCGGCCGCCGACGGGGTGTTCACCAGCGGCGGCAGCCAGTCGAACTTCCAGGCGCTGCTGCTGGCCCGGGAGGAGATCCTGGCGAAAGCGGCCGCCGCCGAATCGGCACCGGGACGCCCGGTCGCGCCTTTCGACAGCAGGCGCGATGTCATGGACCGGCTGCGCATCTTCGTCTCCGAGGCCGGCCACTTCAGCGTCCGCAAATCGGCGAAGATGCTCGGCCTGAGTCCGGACGCCGTGGTGAGCGTCGAGACCGACGCCCGCAAACGGATGCGTCCGCAGGCGTTGGAGTGGGAGCTGGAGCAGTGCCGCTGGGCCGGCTTCATCCCGATGGCGGTCGTGGCCACCGCGGGCACCACCGACTTCGGCTCCATCGACCCGCTGCACGCGATCGCCAACCTGTGCGCGGAATCCGGTGCCTGGTTCCACGTCGACGCCGCGTACGGCTGCGGTCTGCTCGTCTCACGCTCCCGGCGCGGCCTGCTCGGCGGGATCGAGCGCGCGGACTCGGTCACCGTGGACTTCCACAAGTCGTTCTTCCAGCCGGTCAGCTCCAGCGCGCTGGTCGTCCGCGACCGCGCGGTCCTGGCGCACGCGACGTACCACGCCGACTACCTCAACCCGGCGCGCATGGTCGAGCAGCGCATCCCGAACCAGGTCGACAAGAGCATCCAGACCACGCGCCGCTTCGACGCGCTCAAGCTCTGGATGACGCTGCGGATCATGGGCCCGGACGCCGTCGGCGCGCTGTTCGACGAGGTCGTCGACCGGGCCGCGCAGGCCTGGGTGCTGCTCACGGTCGATCCGCGCTTCGAGGTGGTGGCCCGCTCCCAACTCAGCACCCTGGTGTTCCGCTACCTGCCGCCGGAGGGCCCGGACCGGGACCTGGCCGACGGCGCGAACCTGTACGCCCGCGAAGCCCTGGCCGCCTCCGGCGCCGCGGTGGTGGCCGGGACGAAGGTCGGCGGGCGGCACTACCTGAAGGTCACGCTGCTGAACCCCCAGACCACGGTCGACGACATCGCGCACGTCCTGGACCTGATCGCGGACCACGCCGCCGAATACGTCGAGCGCCGGAGAACCTCTTGA